Within Candidatus Hydrogenedentota bacterium, the genomic segment GTCTTTCCTTTTCCGCGCCGCTGGGCGCTCACTGTTTCAGCGTCTCGCGCTCCTCGTCATAGTCGGCGTTCTCCAGGGCGACGGCGCGGAACTCCTCGTTCAGTGCCAGGAAGGCGGCGACGATCTCCGGGTCGAAGGCGGTGCCGGACCCCTCCTGGATAATGGCGACGGCCTGGCTGTGGGGCATGGGGCGCTTGTAGACGCGGCGGCTGATGAGGGCGTCGTAGACGTCTGCGACGGCCATGATGCGTCCGGAGAGGGGGATGTCCTCGCCCGCCAGCCCGTTGGGGTAGCCCGAGCCGTCCCATTTCTCGTGGTGGGAGAGGGCGATCTCGTGGGCGTAGTGGAGGAAAGAGTTGGCCCCGAGCCGCTTCTCGGCGGCGGCGATGGCCTTCGCGCCAAGGAGGGTGTGGGTCTTCATGACGGCAAACTCCTCCGGCGTGAGTTTTCCCGGCTTGAGGAGGATGTTGTCGGGGATGCCGACCTTGCCGATGTCATGGAGGGGCGCGGAGCGGTGGAGGTTGAAGACCTCCGTGTCGTTCAGGATCCCGGCGTGTTTCGGGGTGCGGGCGAGGGCGGCGGCGATCATGCGGACATAGTTGCGGGTGCGCTG encodes:
- a CDS encoding two-component system response regulator; this translates as MPDPAPPLILAVDDTEANLDILVETLGDEYDIAVAMDGETALDLAGDTPPDLVLLDIMMPGMDGYQVCEALSKSIRTRGVPVIFLTALTDERDEARGLALGAVDYITKPFSPELVKARVRNHIELKRHRDRLEELVQERTWELSMTQEAAMESLGTLAECRDPETGGHIQRTRNYVRMIAAALARTPKHAGILNDTEVFNLHRSAPLHDIGKVGIPDNILLKPGKLTPEEFAVMKTHTLLGAKAIAAAEKRLGANSFLHYAHEIALSHHEKWDGSGYPNGLAGEDIPLSGRIMAVADVYDALISRRVYKRPMPHSQAVAIIQEGSGTAFDPEIVAAFLALNEEFRAVALENADYDEERETLKQ